A region from the Serinibacter arcticus genome encodes:
- the dacB gene encoding D-alanyl-D-alanine carboxypeptidase/D-alanyl-D-alanine-endopeptidase — translation MTAATVVAVVGLGAGYVAADGAGVVPGPFTTAAPWPTPEPFPTPSPAAGAPVPLVLRSLDEAAPTPTAAALQSALDALRSAPEVGTPPGVLVVDVATGETVTAADETTARLPASTTKVLTAAAAVATLDLTATLPTTARLQGADELVLVGGGDIALAAGAGDPTAVVGRAGLGDLAAATATALAGRGVTSVSLGVDDSLFGGGQLAPGWSSIDYTGGFVAPVQPLGIDVGLIAGRDQRDTDPADSAARVFAEALRAQGIEVREGPSRRTAAADATELARVESASIGEILDLAMADSDNTLTEVIGRLVAVEAEQPATFDGAATAILAAIANLGVDVSGTSLNDASGLSSSNRVSPRLLTDLLLVGATNPAMRELALSLPVAGLEGTLTNRDLDAGQVRAKTGTLPGVVSLAGYTVTADGRALAFTVMADGVPTAGSYAARLEVDEWVRTLTACGCS, via the coding sequence ACCCCCGAGCCGTTCCCGACGCCGTCGCCCGCCGCGGGCGCTCCCGTCCCGCTGGTCCTGCGCTCGCTGGACGAGGCCGCCCCGACGCCGACGGCCGCGGCACTGCAGAGCGCTCTGGACGCGCTGCGGTCGGCGCCCGAGGTCGGGACCCCGCCGGGCGTGCTCGTGGTCGACGTCGCCACGGGCGAGACCGTCACCGCCGCCGACGAGACGACGGCACGCCTCCCCGCCTCCACCACCAAGGTCCTCACGGCCGCGGCCGCCGTCGCCACCCTCGACCTCACCGCCACCCTGCCCACGACGGCGCGGCTGCAGGGCGCCGACGAGCTCGTCCTGGTGGGCGGTGGCGACATCGCGCTGGCCGCGGGGGCCGGTGACCCGACGGCCGTCGTCGGGCGCGCCGGGCTCGGCGACCTGGCGGCGGCGACCGCCACCGCGCTGGCCGGGCGCGGGGTGACGTCCGTCTCCCTCGGGGTCGACGACTCGCTCTTCGGCGGCGGCCAGCTCGCCCCGGGCTGGTCCTCGATCGACTACACCGGGGGTTTCGTGGCGCCGGTGCAGCCGCTGGGGATCGACGTCGGGCTGATCGCGGGCAGGGACCAGCGCGACACCGACCCCGCCGACTCCGCAGCCCGTGTCTTCGCCGAGGCGCTGCGCGCCCAGGGCATCGAGGTCCGCGAGGGCCCCTCGCGCCGGACCGCCGCCGCCGACGCCACCGAGCTCGCCCGGGTCGAGTCGGCGTCGATCGGCGAGATCCTCGACCTGGCGATGGCCGACTCCGACAACACGCTGACCGAGGTGATCGGGCGGCTGGTCGCCGTCGAGGCGGAGCAGCCCGCGACGTTCGACGGCGCCGCCACGGCGATCCTCGCGGCGATCGCCAACCTCGGGGTGGACGTCTCGGGAACCTCGCTCAACGACGCCTCCGGCCTCTCGTCGAGCAACCGGGTCAGTCCCCGGCTGCTCACCGACCTCCTGCTCGTGGGAGCGACGAACCCGGCGATGCGCGAGCTCGCCCTCTCCCTCCCGGTGGCCGGACTCGAGGGAACCCTCACGAACCGCGACCTCGACGCGGGACAGGTGCGGGCCAAGACCGGCACGCTGCCCGGAGTCGTCAGCCTCGCCGGGTACACCGTCACCGCCGACGGTCGCGCGCTCGCCTTCACGGTGATGGCCGACGGCGTCCCCACGGCGGGCAGCTACGCCGCCCGCCTCGAGGTCGACGAGTGGGTCCGCACGCTGACCGCCTGCGGCTGCTCCTGA